From a region of the Aeoliella mucimassa genome:
- a CDS encoding DCC1-like thiol-disulfide oxidoreductase family protein, which yields MPDSSRSVWKKRILLALLVGWLAALAVSFVAIPRLILDGFDGNSFASMNQRIESHRKYGEALGEDRTREWYVAWAQAYAWKSAALATLLAVSAGAFVGIDSLRRRFWRFLFAAEAPLNLGVLRAVVFGMLLVLLCTEPILEFAAWPRENFVWPSVAGPILSRLPISVDIVGTLLPIAIVATVLAMLGCFTRTTALISVLLSFYLLGIPQCSGKVNHTMHHVVLIGLLVALSRAGDGFSIDSLYYAFRRADQGQVARIHRAVRYGLPIRFAMMVLAFSYFFPGFWKIASNGTTWIFSDNLNNQMLQKWFEIETFQPVLPLYKIPGFAALGALTAVVMELGWPLALLWKPTRTLWACMGLLFHNMTKLLMNISFYTMQAMYVMFVDWQWLLAYLGRKLFAGPMHVMYDGNCRMCRRTMSILLALDWLKLLRPVSAFDREQIDQLGLGHLEDDALMRDMHAAEFGATREYHITRGFDAYQRIAWRMPVLWLTLPIVYLPPVAALGKSIYRRVADTRACSVPIRQTAEQPQLLRWWPVPLIMVAVAILSAQVVLGIGRKRMAWPVACYPLFDTISSSTIRWPEFEAVLADGSTMVLDDDALRDHFTESRYVPPLKRFIGQPVDREELRKLAESFVPVWDKAGYLGDSHPQQLSVYIATYELTGPARPAEPTEREHLLDFEWDEVAP from the coding sequence ATGCCCGATTCGTCTCGTAGTGTTTGGAAAAAGCGAATCCTTCTGGCCTTGCTAGTAGGGTGGCTCGCGGCTTTGGCCGTGAGTTTTGTGGCCATTCCACGGTTAATCCTCGATGGGTTCGATGGCAACTCATTTGCCTCGATGAACCAGCGCATCGAGTCGCATCGCAAGTACGGTGAGGCCCTCGGCGAAGACCGCACCCGCGAGTGGTACGTCGCCTGGGCACAGGCCTACGCCTGGAAGTCGGCCGCGCTGGCGACGCTGCTGGCGGTGTCGGCCGGGGCGTTTGTCGGTATCGACTCGCTGCGAAGGCGGTTCTGGAGATTCCTGTTTGCTGCCGAAGCTCCCTTGAACCTGGGAGTGCTCCGCGCGGTGGTCTTCGGCATGCTGCTAGTATTGTTGTGCACCGAGCCAATCCTCGAGTTTGCTGCCTGGCCGCGAGAGAACTTCGTCTGGCCCTCGGTCGCGGGGCCGATCCTGTCGCGGTTGCCGATTAGTGTCGACATCGTCGGCACGCTTCTGCCGATTGCCATCGTAGCGACCGTATTGGCGATGCTCGGCTGCTTCACTCGTACCACCGCGCTTATAAGTGTGTTGCTATCGTTCTATCTGCTGGGCATTCCCCAGTGCTCCGGCAAAGTGAATCACACGATGCACCACGTAGTGCTAATTGGCCTGTTGGTAGCCCTCTCGCGAGCCGGCGATGGCTTTTCGATCGACTCACTGTACTATGCGTTCCGTCGCGCCGACCAAGGTCAGGTCGCCCGCATTCATCGTGCTGTGCGTTATGGCTTGCCGATCCGGTTTGCGATGATGGTCCTGGCGTTCAGTTACTTCTTTCCAGGCTTCTGGAAGATCGCCAGCAACGGCACCACCTGGATCTTCAGCGACAATCTGAATAACCAGATGCTGCAGAAGTGGTTCGAGATCGAGACCTTCCAGCCAGTGCTGCCGTTGTACAAGATACCCGGCTTCGCCGCCCTGGGAGCCCTTACCGCGGTAGTCATGGAATTGGGGTGGCCGCTCGCACTGCTTTGGAAGCCGACTCGCACCTTGTGGGCGTGCATGGGACTGTTGTTCCACAACATGACCAAATTGCTGATGAACATCAGCTTCTACACCATGCAGGCCATGTACGTGATGTTCGTCGACTGGCAATGGCTGCTGGCTTATCTCGGCCGAAAGCTGTTCGCTGGTCCGATGCACGTGATGTACGATGGCAACTGCCGGATGTGTCGCCGGACGATGTCGATACTCCTAGCGCTCGACTGGCTCAAACTGCTCCGCCCGGTAAGTGCTTTTGATCGCGAGCAAATCGACCAGCTTGGCCTGGGGCATCTGGAAGACGACGCCTTGATGCGCGACATGCACGCGGCCGAGTTCGGAGCGACCCGCGAGTACCACATCACGCGCGGTTTCGACGCCTACCAGCGAATCGCCTGGCGGATGCCGGTGCTCTGGCTCACGTTGCCGATTGTGTACTTGCCGCCGGTTGCTGCGTTGGGCAAGAGCATCTACCGACGGGTGGCCGATACGCGTGCTTGCAGCGTGCCGATTCGCCAGACTGCCGAGCAACCGCAGTTGCTCCGTTGGTGGCCGGTGCCGTTGATCATGGTCGCGGTGGCGATTCTCTCTGCCCAGGTGGTACTCGGAATCGGCCGCAAACGCATGGCCTGGCCAGTTGCCTGTTACCCACTGTTCGATACGATTTCCAGCTCTACAATCCGTTGGCCAGAGTTCGAAGCGGTGCTCGCCGACGGATCGACCATGGTGCTCGACGACGACGCGCTTCGCGACCATTTTACCGAGTCGCGATATGTTCCTCCGCTCAAGCGATTTATCGGACAACCTGTAGATCGGGAGGAGCTTCGCAAGCTGGCCGAGTCGTTTGTTCCCGTGTGGGATAAGGCGGGTTATTTGGGTGACTCGCATCCCCAGCAGCTGTCGGTGTATATTGCTACCTACGAATTAACGGGCCCAGCCAGGCCTGCCGAACCCACGGAGCGCGAACACCTGCTCGATTTCGAGTGGGACGAAGTGGCTCCCTAG
- a CDS encoding SlyX family protein yields the protein MAEDRQTQLEELLAHQQHLIDTLNSVVTSQQSDINTLQQKTDRLEAKVKLLAEYMERVGEDLPHEKPPHY from the coding sequence ATGGCCGAGGATCGTCAGACCCAACTCGAAGAACTGCTGGCCCACCAGCAGCACCTGATCGATACACTGAACAGTGTGGTGACTTCGCAACAAAGCGACATCAACACACTGCAGCAGAAAACCGACCGGCTGGAAGCGAAAGTAAAGCTGCTGGCCGAGTACATGGAACGGGTCGGCGAGGACTTGCCGCACGAAAAACCGCCGCATTATTAG
- a CDS encoding glutamate synthase subunit beta produces the protein MGKPTGFQEFKREAVPYRDPLERSNDYLEIFTPAPEQQLRTQGARCMDCGVPFCQSNTGCPIDNLIPEWNDLVYHGRWRDALHRLHKTNNFPEFTGRACPAPCEGSCVLGINEPPVTIKNIENAIIDRGWEEGWIKPQPPEQETGKRIAIVGSGPAGLSAAQQLRRRGHAVTVFERADRIGGLLMYGIPFMKLGKDVVERRLDQLRAEGVEFRTCTHVGSRTDFESGHMTGIMKERGLDITVIDPNDLMKEYDALLMATGATKPFDPTGKCPGRDLEGIHYAMDFLTRNTKSLLDSELKDGEFLSAKGKNVVVIGGGDTGADCIGTSLRHGATSIVNFELLGKPPAERSPQNPWPEWPRVFRVDYSHAEVEARTGTDPRVYQVLTKEFVGENGHITGVKTVEVDWSKPTEMAPFSEVVDSEKVWPADLVLLATGFVGPEPEVGDLLGLEKQQPRRGWETIKAEHGKFATSVEGVFAAGDCRRGQSLVVWAINEGRGAARAIDEFLMGSTSMSAPGINLPQQVV, from the coding sequence ATGGGCAAACCTACTGGATTTCAAGAGTTTAAGCGCGAGGCGGTTCCCTATCGCGATCCGTTGGAGCGTTCCAACGATTACCTCGAAATTTTCACGCCTGCGCCTGAGCAGCAGCTGCGTACCCAGGGTGCGCGTTGCATGGACTGTGGTGTTCCCTTCTGCCAGTCAAATACGGGTTGTCCCATCGACAATCTGATTCCCGAGTGGAACGACCTGGTGTACCACGGTCGCTGGCGCGATGCGTTGCACCGGTTGCACAAGACGAATAACTTTCCCGAGTTCACAGGCCGGGCTTGTCCCGCGCCGTGCGAGGGATCGTGCGTGCTCGGTATCAACGAACCGCCGGTAACGATCAAGAACATCGAGAACGCGATCATCGACCGCGGTTGGGAAGAAGGGTGGATCAAGCCTCAGCCGCCGGAACAGGAAACTGGCAAACGCATCGCGATTGTCGGCTCTGGCCCTGCTGGGCTGTCGGCGGCTCAGCAGCTGCGCCGCCGTGGGCATGCGGTCACTGTGTTCGAGCGGGCCGATCGCATTGGCGGTTTGCTCATGTACGGTATTCCTTTCATGAAGCTCGGCAAAGACGTGGTGGAACGCCGCCTCGACCAGTTGCGGGCCGAAGGGGTTGAGTTCCGCACTTGCACGCATGTTGGGAGTCGTACCGATTTCGAGTCGGGCCACATGACCGGCATCATGAAAGAGCGTGGGCTCGATATCACCGTGATCGACCCTAATGACCTCATGAAGGAATACGACGCGCTGTTGATGGCTACCGGAGCCACGAAGCCGTTTGATCCCACCGGCAAGTGTCCTGGTCGGGATCTGGAAGGGATCCATTACGCGATGGACTTCCTGACTCGCAACACGAAGAGCCTGCTCGACTCGGAGCTAAAAGATGGTGAGTTCCTGTCGGCCAAGGGCAAGAACGTCGTCGTGATCGGCGGCGGCGACACCGGTGCCGACTGCATTGGTACTTCGCTCCGCCATGGCGCGACGAGCATCGTCAACTTCGAACTGCTCGGCAAGCCGCCCGCCGAGCGTTCGCCACAGAATCCCTGGCCGGAGTGGCCGCGAGTGTTCCGCGTGGATTACTCGCATGCTGAAGTGGAAGCTCGCACGGGAACCGATCCGCGGGTCTACCAAGTGCTGACCAAAGAATTCGTCGGCGAAAACGGCCACATCACCGGCGTGAAGACCGTGGAGGTCGACTGGTCGAAGCCAACGGAGATGGCCCCCTTCTCTGAGGTGGTCGATAGCGAAAAGGTTTGGCCTGCCGACCTGGTTCTGCTGGCGACTGGCTTCGTCGGTCCCGAGCCCGAAGTCGGCGACTTGCTTGGTCTGGAGAAGCAACAGCCGCGTCGCGGCTGGGAGACCATCAAGGCCGAACATGGCAAGTTTGCGACGAGCGTCGAAGGGGTGTTTGCCGCTGGCGACTGCCGACGTGGACAGTCGCTCGTCGTGTGGGCGATTAACGAAGGCCGCGGCGCCGCTCGGGCGATTGATGAGTTCCTGATGGGCTCGACCAGCATGTCGGCTCCCGGCATCAATTTGCCTCAACAGGTGGTGTAA